ttcgggcgcagctccaggcagggccgtggtccctcggcccacaggacgcagcggaccaagttctcccagccgatccaacgccacctctcccagccatcaaacgaaatcgacgatcacagacataattcttcacattaagacacaaacgcagacgcagacgtAGACATGGATTCAAGAGTACGAGCGCTATCAAGTCTTCTCTGTCCACATCTGCTCGGCTATCAATGAAATCTTCAAATGACAATTACCTCATTTGTAAAACACAAGCGCATCAGACACTCAGAAAAATGAATACCAGCAGGTGGAGACAGTCTCTGGAACACCGCGCTTTTCAAGATAGCTCGATTTCTCTAGTGAAGGAATGACTGTAAACATAAAAATAAAGCCAACATATCTTAGCTAATGGTTGAAGCGCATTTCCAAACTATCCCTATCAGGCGAAGGCACGTCAAAAGTGAATTCCTCACTCTCATCAGTTGCTTTGCATCTACTTTGCATCAGGGTTTTCTTACAAAACATGAAACTAGCTCATAAACTAGCATGAAAAGTGTGGAAAAACAACCCGTGAAACTAGTatattgcaacgtgcatggataagtagacacattggtccttgactaacgggtcgaaccctttagtcgactggttaacgttgtcgcttgcggtgcaggagatacggtttcgcgtcccggctgtggcgacggtatctcggactgccccccgaattcgctacaatataaaataGCGCACAAAATGGGAAATACAGGTCATGAAACTAGCATATAAAGTGGAGAACATGAACCTCGACAGAATTATCCTCACCCTTTAATTGTCAAGAGGCACAAAGGTGGCAAATTAATTTTCTATCATTTGTATCTTCAGAATATAATCTAAACcatttctttatgcatgctcaataatccacgcaaggaaatcacagaaagttgaatctgttcatctggaagaTGAACATTTGTGAAGCATTGTGAAGTACGTGGAGCATTTGTGAGAGgtgctgtggaaaaaaaaaagtttatgtcTATGCACTGTATAatttgccccccaaattcgctacatacaCAATATTTCAATTTATTGTAACCTTTGTGCTTGAAAAAGGTTGTTTAAAATTTTTGCTGAAAACAAATCAAAAAATacaaatgtttgatttttttggATACTATGTTGATTGTAGATAAGTGCTTCTTATGTAACTCATATGTAACTTCCACTTGACCGTGCCGTATCTTTATCAAGAATACAGTAGCTATTTGCTATTTCTCCCTGGTGACGCCCCTTGCTTTATTTATCCCCTGCCctttttcctcctctctcacaTTCCCTTATGCTTCTGCCCCTCTCCCATCTCCCCATGGGCATCCTCCCGTCTCCGCTGGCGTCCCCGTGCCCTTCCCATCCTGGATCTGGGTGAATCAGATCCCTGCGATCCTGAGTCTTGGCCCTGGTCCTCCCTCCTCTCAGCTCCGAACTCCTCCACTTCCTGCTCTTCAtgcccctcctcctcttcatcccccTCACTTTTCTCCGAGCCTGACTCATCAGAGTTGTCTTCTTCCAGGTAGCGGTATCCTTTGACCTTGGGAAAAATATAGATAGAGAAATATAGTGTTGACCCAAAAGAGAGGGGGACTTCTATAGATGGTTTAAAAAAAATGAGCTAAGGAAACCTAGGCATCCTGATCAAAATGTCCTCTTAATGGAGATGTCCTTGCTTTGTTATTCTTTGTAAGGTTCGCGTGGGAATGTGGGCTAAGCACTGGAAGATTTGCAATGGCTTGATGCCATGCTATCTTAATAAAATGTGCATTTACCGTTTTTTCCTAACTTGAGTTGCTGCAGTATCTTTTGCAGTGATGACGCAATAAACAAGTTTTAGGTCAAAACCAGATTCTTTtggcaaataaacaaataatggCTTTTACACATTAGACTGAAAAATATGTAAACCATAATTTTACAAGCCTGCAAAGGATCTTGTTGCTGACAGTGCTATAAAATAATTAAAAGAATTATCtgcagggtgtccaggtggtgtggcggtctattccgttgcctaccaacacgtggatcgccagttcgaatccccatgttactttcggcttggttaggcatccctacagacacaattggccgtgtcggtcggggcgcctgttcaggggaagggggggagaatgaagcgaatagcgtgatcctcccacgcgctacgtccccctggtgaaactcctcactttcaggtgaaaagaagcggctggcaactccacatgtatcggggaaggcgtgtggtagtttgcagccctccccggatcggcagaccgggacagctcggaagagtgaggtaattggctaggtacaattggggagaaatggggggggggattaaaaacaaaaaaaagaagaagaagaagcgatctgtccatccattatccaaaccgcttatcctgctatcagggtcgcaggatgctggagcctattccagcagtcattgggcagcaggcagggagacaccctggacaggccaccaggccatctcagggcacagacacacacacacacacacacacacacacacacacacacctggggacaatttagttacggctgagtcacctgacctacacgtctttggactgggaggaaatcggagtacccggaggaaacccacgcagacacggggagaacaagcaaactccacacagaggatgacccgggacgacccccaaggtcggactaccccggagcccaggactttcttgctgtggggcgaccgcacTAAACACTGCGccaatgtgccccccccccccaaaaaaagaaaagatttatcTGCAAATTGGTAATCTATTTTCTGATTCCAACAGTATAGTGGGGCAATACATTTTTCAGCACTGGAAACACAAACGGTTAACAATTTAACGATAAAACGCAGTAAAATCCCCGATGGTTAGTATTACCGTTCCAATTTTTAACTATCATAACAATTGTTTCATTACCGCGTTTTAAAAAAGTCACAGTAAATACTGTCCAGCATCAACCAAAATTAGCAGCAGTCTCCCAGATACAGGGTGGCGGCGGTTTCTGCTTCAGCTACttgtttctgcttttttttttttttttgacacaaaACAAATGagaacatggcggaaggcagtgacaggGCTCCAGTGGATGTTTTTCAGCCGTCTAAGAGGTCTGGAGTGTGGTTGTGGTCATTTCAACCTGCACAAGGGAAtcttttcatgaaaaaaaaatccgCTTCCCTATAGCAAGCTAAATCACCGAGTTGGGCTGGACAACAGAACACCCTCCCAACAGCAATGTATGAAACAGTGAAATGGCCCTTACTGACTCTTGTGGTCAGGCACAACCAGTATAGCGAAATTTGTAAAAGACTAGATCTCATTACTTGAGCATAGAATGTGAAGAAATTtctttttggttgctgttttcttATCTGCAATGTGCACAAAGTGCAGTTAGGCTCTACCTCTCAGGGAGGGCCACATGGTGCCATCTTTAATGatgatgtcaagtcaagtcaaattcatTTATAGAGCGTATTTAAAAACAACCCATGTTGACtaaagtgctgtacagaccagagcaggtagctaaaatGCAAATATAAGACACAGTGACATAGACAACAAGGCACATCGCTCGTAGGCACAAATAAGCAACACATGGAcataggcacaagccagaaatcagccatATCAGCAGGATCCAAACGCTAGTGAATAAAAGCAAGTTTTGAGCCGGGACTTAAAAAAGTCAAtcaagcttcttttaaatctcgtcttaaaacgtttctttttatgaaagcttttacaaatgtttgaattttttatgctgtttttatttttactctttacttatttggtcttactcatttggtcttattcttatttttgccttgtcttgttttatttctttgtaaagcactttgtaacattgttttagaaaagtgcaatataaataaagttattatcattatcattattattattatcttattgGCAGAAGAATGCTGTTCCACAGTCGACTCTAGGGGCTGCAACAATAAAGGCACTGTCACCCTTGAGCTTAAGTTTAGAACGCGGGATAACCAGGAGTCCCAAGTCAGTTGACCTGAAGGACCTGGAGCTGTAATAGAGGGTTAAAAAGTCTCCGATATAGAAGGGAGCCAGCCCATTTAaggctttataaacaaacagggGAACCTTAAAACCAATTCTGAGCCACACAGGCAGCGAGTGGATAGAGGCCAATATAGGGGTAATATGGTCTCTCTTCCAGGGACCAGTCAGGAGCCTGGCTGCTGCATTCTGGACAAGTTGCAGACGGGACAGGAATGCCTGACTAATCCCAAtatggagttgcagtagtccaagTGGGAGGATATCAAAGTGTGGATGACTTTCTTGAGATctttaaaagagagaaacagCTTGATTTTGGCAATAATGTGAAGCTGGAAAGACTGATTTTCACTACTGCATTAACTTGCTTGTCAAACTTGAAGGCAGAGTCAAATATCACACCAAGGTTTTTGGCATGATGTTTGACAAGGGTGGACAGGTTGCCACGACTGTTGGTAAAAAATTTCATGGAGTTGGGGGCCAAATAGGACAACTTCAGATTTGCCTTCATTCAGCTTTAGGAAATTTTGTGCCATCCAGCACTTAATGTCCTCAAGGCAGTTCAAGAGGCTGACTAGATTGAGCTGATTGCTTGGTTTCAGTGTGAGATaaagctgagtgtcatcagcataaaagtgGAAGGAAATGTATTTTGAATGATTTCACCGAGGATAAGCAGGTATATAGAGAGAAGAATGGAACCTATGATAGAATCTTGTGGGATCCTGCAGAAGAGACTAGCTGGGAGAGAGGAAAAATTGCCTATGTTGATGGAGAAGCTTCTATGTTTGAGGTAGGATGTGAACCATTTCAAGGCAGAGCCATCAACACAAACCTCATACTGGAGACCTTGGGATATGACCTTGGGATTATGAGAGTTGTCAGAAAAGTATTTTGCtctcacatccttaactgctTCTTGATATTTGTGAAGATTGTTTCTCAAAATGTCGAAGGAAATTTGAAGCTTATCATTCTTCCACTTTCATTCAGATATTCTGCACTCCTTTCTCAGGGCTCTGGTGGTGTCATTAAGCCAAGGCAGACCTTTAGGCTTAGGCTTTTTCAATTTAAGGGGAGCGACAGTGTTCAGAATAGAAAAGCAGGTGGTATTAAATAAGGAAGAGAGTTCCTCAGTTCTGAGATGAGGGGGAGAAGCCTCAATAGTGCAGGTATTGGGATCAGCTATGAGAGCCTCGGAGAACTTATTGGCCATCGAAGAGTTAATGTAGTGAGTGCAATGTACAGGGAGATGAGATTTAGAAAAGAGAAAGGCAGAGATGCATCAAATATGACAGTACTATGATCCGACAGAGAAGCATCAATTATATCTACATTGCAGATCAGAAAACCAAATGATAAGACTGGTTCGAGTGTATAGCCAAGCTTGTGAGTGGGACCAGTGGTAAGCACAGCAAGATTTAAAGACTCAATCAGTTGTGTAAAATCACTCATGAGAGGCTTAGTGAGACAgcaaacatgaatattaaaatcaccaagaatcagAACTTGATTGAAGTTGGGCATAGTGTTTGAAAGGAAGTCCGCAAATTGAGTGATAGCATCTTTATGTATTTTTGGTGGATGATACAGAAGAGCAATTAAGAGGGGATTGACCAGGTCCCCTTTAATTAATTGCAACTCAAAGCTGGGGAAATAATCAAAGTTCCGTAGGCGAcaattaaaaaatttttttaaaacagAGCAGCTAGACCCCTGCCGCACCCAGAGGGTCTAGACGTGTTAAAAAAGTTGGTCATCTGGACAGAGCTCAACAAGTGGAGCAAGCTCACCAGTGTTCAGCCAGGTTTCTGTCACCAGAAAGAAATCCAGTCCATGGGTGGTGAAAACATCATTGAGAATAAAAGTCTTATTGGCTAAGGATCTCATGTTGAACATAGCCACTTTGACCGGGATAGCGGTATAATTCAACAATGGCTCCCACAACAGAGGGCAGAGAGTCTGGAGGACTATGCCACCCTGCTTCACACTTAGGCTGGCGGGGAGCCTGCAGGGCAGCAGTCTGGCATCCAGGTCTGTGTCTGGGATAATCGGTTGGAGAAAGGCATACCTGGTCTCGAGGAAGCGCCGAGTAATGAAGCGACGTGGTCAACCAGGTCCATCATTGAGCTGAAAAAAGTGGGCCAGTGCCAAGCAAGAGCAGGCAAGATTCCTCAGTTTAATCGAGGCGCTTGCATATTTACTCCGTCTCCTAGCTAGTTTACTATGGTGGTAGCTGCAGGGCTGAGCACACATACCTTCCAGTAGTTGGTAAAATAGAGAATGGTGAAAGCTTCTTTGCCGGGATCCCAAGCTTATAAGTCCATGACAGAAGCTCGAACATTCAGTGTTGTTTGATGACCGTAGACAATAGTGGCTTGCATAGCATCCatacacagagacaaaaacagaacCGGGACAAACAAGAGCGGCAACTGGCGATGACAAACAGCTAAACACAGCATCGTGGCCATCTTTCCCATGTGACGTAGACATGGTTAAGATTATAACCACAATAATGCATATTTGATATGGTTTTCATATGTTTAAATAAGGTATTGGCTATGTTATTACtttaatgtttatgcaaacaaaaagtgcatagtgctgctaattttatttgttgttttcatTAGAAAACTTGAAATTATTTCAGTATGTATCAGTActtttgaacattttcagcacattttaCCAATATCATGATAATACTGGTAACTGGGATAATTTTGGCCACTCTAATCATGATatgaaattttctttttttttaaaatatattttccccccatttccctccccaattgtatccagccgtttaccccactcttctgagccaccccgatctctgctccacaccctctgccaatccgggagggctgcagactaccacaggcctcctccgatacatgtggagtggccagccgcttcttttcacctgacagtgaggagtttcgccagggggacgtagcacatggaaggatcacgctattgcccccagttctccctccccccctcgcaCAAGtgccccagccaaccagaggaggtactagtacagcaaccaagacacatacccacatctggcttcccacccgcagacacggtcaattgtgtctgtagggacgtctgaccaagccggaggtaacatgaggatttgaaccgccaatccccgtgtttataggcaatggaatagaccaccacgccaccccagACACACCCATGATATGAAATTTTCATACTGTTTCATCTCTAATTGGAAATTAATCACCCTGGCATGATTTACTCTATCAGAACCCCTGTTATAGTATTTCCTATGcacagtaaataataataattttggaTAAACTAATATATGGCCCAGCATTTGCCCAGGCGAAATATGAAGGCAATCTTGGTTACAGGTTCTGACTGGTTACCTTATGCCGTGGGCGTGGGATGCGAGGCAGTCTGAAGGGCACTCTCTGAGCCAGGCGGCGTTCAATCTCCAAATAACAGTAGCAGGCCAGGAGTAAAGTGCCCAGCAAGATGGAGAGTTTGGCCTTAAGAGGCAAAACCAAGAAAACATATAAGCCGGAAGGTCTCCTCCAAAATCTGTCACAGTGCACATGTAGCTCATTTCTCAGATGCTTATGCAGACGGCGTGTACATAGGTGTTCACAGATAAAGACACTTGTCTCTTGAAACACATACTAACATACCCTCATGGGCAGTCTTGACCAAAGGTAGACAATAAAAATGGCTATGGCCTGCCACCAGTGATAGATGGTGTAGATGAAGTCTAGACGCTCTTTGTCTTCATACAGCATACCGAGCAGAActgacagagagaggaaggggaaagATAAAGTGACATGTAAAAACAGGTATACAGAACTGCACATTTATGCATGCAAGTGCATGTACATTCATTGTTGTGTGTGTAGCCTTTGTAGTCTTCGTATGTTACATATTACACATTGTAGCGCATTTCAATAGAGTGTgcagtgcatgtgtctgtgtgctttGCCATTAGCATCACTCACTGCTGAGTCCAGTCTTGTTGAGAGCCGTGCCGAGTCCCCAGAGAATAGAAAGGACCAACAGAGGGCCCTCCAACTGGGGAGATCTTGGTTCCGGAGACCAACACAGAAGAACTATAAGTAGCACAAAGTGCACGGCACCACCTCCTAGCAGAGCCACCCAGCGCGGAAGACgtaggagggacagagagagggaggagaagatGGAGCAGGAGAGGCCATAGACGACAACCAAGAGCCAGAGTTTCTTCAGCCCCAACACACATACGCCGTAAGActgagaggaaagaaagaaagaaagaaaggaagaaagagagcaTTGGTGTTATTACATGATGTTTGTAGTGATATATAGAAAGGGTGTGCATCAATTTGAGAGAACAGATTATAATATAATTGGATAATGTCGACCATCTGAACCTGGCtactttctctcattctcatgcaGGAGAATGAGAGAAAGTAGCCAGTGTCTACTTCACTGGAGGAAGTTTGAATGAGAACAGTGGAGACAGCCAGCAGTCTATGTCTCAGCGGTTCTCATTCAAACTTCCTCCTTCAAAGCTGCAAAAGATGAAACACTCTGAAAGCTATGCGAGTGAATCGGACACAATGAATTCAATTTCAGCTAAAACGCTGAGCTTGACTTTTTCCCTTTTGCTATTTTCTTTCCTACTAATGAAATAAATCCACAAAAGACAGCGTATTATCATCTCAACGCTGGCCATTGATGGCTCTGTACCAAGGAGAGTCCAGAAATGGCAAAGAACATTTCCAAGCCACTGTAGATGAAGAAGGGGCAGAGAAGACGCAGGCGATAGTCCCTCAGGTGTTTGAACGGTAGCTGGAAGATGTTACCCCAGCCAATACTGCGCAGGTCTATCTCTTCTGTTGGGCGGTATGCCGCACCACACAACAACAAGAACTGTGGGTAGAGAGACAATAAGTCTTTTACAAATCCCTTTAATTAAGTCCAACACATcacaagaaagccactttattcaacattgtattcttacaatgaatgtgttctctgcatttaacccatcctattgtataggagcagtaggtagctgcagcacccagagaccaactccagttcttctttccattgccttgctcaggggcacagacaggagtataaaccctaacatgcatgtctttttgatggtgggaggaaaccggagcacccagagaaaatccacacagacacagggagaacatgcaaagtccacacagaaaggacccaggatggcctggggttcgaacccagggccttcttgctataAGGCAACAgggctaactactgggccaccatgccgccccatatTTTCACAAAGCTGGCAGCATAACCTTGCTGTGATGGAGAAATCCAGAAGCTATTTTTTGTTCCCTGGCTTACTTGCACTTCTTTTTTTGAGAGTGAAAATGAAATTAACAGTACTTTCACAGCTGTCTACTTTGTCCCGGATACACTGCATCTGCATAAAAGTGGATCCAAGCCTCTGAGTTTTCACAATATAAGCCAGACACTTGAACTCCAGCGTTCCAGTGAGTGACTTGTTGTTTTGTAATAACTTAAActgatgcaacaacaacaacaaccagagAGAGCACCCACACTCACCAACAGTTACCCATCAGATCAATTTTATAAACATGCATAAAGGTACCAATCCCAGGCCCTTTTCCAAAAAGCAAGGTCCTTTGGAAAAGGAGATTACTTTTCTTGTTCCAATTTTTTTTCCCATTGGTCGTTTGTGCCCATGTAGATACAGCACTGCGGGTGAAAGAGCCATCCCACCGTTTGATGACATCATGTAGTGAACGATCTCTTTAGCGAGACAGACTGGCTAGAAAACTAAAGGGCACGTCagaaatgttttatttatttatttatatttggggggggtccccccctcccttttctatccaattgtacctggccaattaccccactcttccaagctgacccggtcgctgctgcaccccctctgccgatacggggagggctgcaaactaccacatgcctccgctgctacatgtggagtcccatgctgcttcttttcacctgacagtgaggagtttcaccagggggatgtagtgcatgggaggatcat
This genomic stretch from Lampris incognitus isolate fLamInc1 chromosome 5, fLamInc1.hap2, whole genome shotgun sequence harbors:
- the unc93b1 gene encoding protein unc-93 homolog B1, translated to MAASDTEALFSEAEERPARPNDVNELQNVDQEGNLMGQMEEFLGPQAEYDEEEEERKYYRRKRLGVIKNVLAASVGGMIVYSVYMGLLQMQLILHYDVTYREVKYSNLGLENIDRKMLMGINVTPIIALLYTPVLIRFLGTKWMMFLASGIYALFVSTNYWERYYTLVPSAVAIGVAIVPLWASMGNYITRMAQQYYEYVNYKEEHVQEQKKPPKGAFQSYVIVFQSIFYIIFHLSFVFAEFPMRIFLHGSLHEYSHVLANVQHCGAQISGVIPGFNTTVLTRLPRSMLLIKVESVLMGFAFLSMLIFLLLCGAAYRPTEEIDLRSIGWGNIFQLPFKHLRDYRLRLLCPFFIYSGLEMFFAISGLSLSYGVCVLGLKKLWLLVVVYGLSCSIFSSLSLSLLRLPRWVALLGGGAVHFVLLIVLLCWSPEPRSPQLEGPLLVLSILWGLGTALNKTGLSILLGMLYEDKERLDFIYTIYHWWQAIAIFIVYLWSRLPMRAKLSILLGTLLLACYCYLEIERRLAQRVPFRLPRIPRPRHKVKGYRYLEEDNSDESGSEKSEGDEEEEGHEEQEVEEFGAERREDQGQDSGSQGSDSPRSRMGRARGRQRRREDAHGEMGEGQKHKGM